One Oncorhynchus tshawytscha isolate Ot180627B unplaced genomic scaffold, Otsh_v2.0 Un_contig_2871_pilon_pilon, whole genome shotgun sequence genomic region harbors:
- the cdc25d gene encoding LOW QUALITY PROTEIN: cell division cycle 25 homolog d (The sequence of the model RefSeq protein was modified relative to this genomic sequence to represent the inferred CDS: inserted 1 base in 1 codon): MKQLCCDGRMETHNIIIITQNRRRGMETFNVLGNEISPGDALPGPSHNETVWSLSPSPGTGPSPVSELSFSLKSLRCHDGADTPRRKLRLTPELVTPSPPGPTPGSTCGRGLAPQGDETPTGNVLTDSGNRRRGERFLSPACSAPKMKRLRVKLSTRFCSAAVQRSDPGVRGLRCQGQSSPPGGGALRVCQGDVELPDVEALLSVRRVRARRRHFPPSSLLGSTMEDHTLTGDYSKPLLLPVERVEHQDLHCVSAQTVASLLRGQYSGTVGDFLIIDCRYPYEYHGGHIRGADNLHTEAQIQGALLQLPALYQLSSWGRAPTSPPGQAPDPGVSDTSMGGVLQRSSSQSHSPGSGTTPPEQGSPMEGSSPRKLIVFHCEFSSERGPRLCHYLRELDRALHASLYPLLFYPELYLLXGGYRHFYSCYPELCEPRGYVPMLHREYREQLGRFRRKTKSRLHRRLPLYKTH; encoded by the exons ATGAAACAGCTCTGCTGTGATGGTAGGATGGAGACCCATAACATAATCATCATCACACAG AATAGGCGACGAGGAATGGAGACATTCAATGTACTTGGGAATGAAATCTCTCCGGGAGACGCACTACCGGGTCCGTCACACAACGAGACCGTTTGGAGCTTGTCACCTTCACCGGGCACCGGACCCTCACCTGTATCCGAGCTCTCCTTCAGCCTAAAGAGCCTCCGATGCCACGACGGCGC CGACACCCCGCGCAGAAAGCTGCGACTGACGCCGGAGCTAGTGACTCCCAGTCCCCCTGGGCCCACGCCGGGTTCGACTTGTGGCAGAGGGCTTGCCCCCCAGGGAGACGAGACGCCGACAG GTAATGTCCTAACAGACTCCGGGaacaggagaaggggagagag GTTTCTCTCCCCTGCATGTTCTGCTCCCAAAATG AAGCGTCTGCGTGTGAAGCTGTCGACCCGGTTCTGCAGCGCTGCAGTTCAGAGGTCAGACCCAGGGGTCAGGGGTCTCAGATGTCAAGGTCAGAGTTCCCCGCCAGGAGGCGGAGCCTTGCGTGTCTGTCAGGGTGATGTGGAGCTGCCAGATGTTGAG GCATTGCTCTCTGTACGGCGGGTCAGGGCCAGGAGGCGGCATTTCCCTCCCAGTAGCCTCCTGGGTTCTACCATGGAGGACCACACCCTGACAGGAGATTACAGCAAG ccACTACTGTTACCAGTAGAGAGAGTGGAACACCAGGATCTTCACTGCGTCTCAGCCCAAACA GTGGCGTCTCTGCTAAGAGGACAGTACAGCGGTACAGTGGGAGACTTCCTCATCATAGACTGTCGCTACCCTTATGAGTACCACGGTGGACACATCAGG GGGGCAGACAACCTCCACACCGAGGCTCAGATCCAGGGGGCTTTACTCCAGCTCCCTGCCCTCTACCAGCTCTCCTCCTGGGGCAGAGCTCCCACCAGCCCCCCTGGACAGGCTCCAGATCCAGGCGTCAGTGATACTTCCATGGGTGGAGTGTTACAGAGGTCCAGCTCACAGTCACATTCACCCGGAAGTGGTACCACGCCACCAGAACAGGGGTCACCCATGGAGGGGTCATCGCCACGGAAACTGATTGTGTTCCACTGCGAGTTCTCATCAGAGAGGGGCCCGCGGCT ATGTCAttacctgagagagctggacagaGCGCTCCATGCCTCCCTCTACCCTCTGCTCTTCTACCCTGAGCTGTACCTGC GAGGGGGCTACAGACACTTCTACTCCTGCTACCCG GAGCTGTGTGAGCCGCGTGGCTATGTTCCCATGCTCCACAGGGAGTACAGAGAGCAGCTGGGACGATTCAGACGGAAGACCAAGTCACGACTCCACAGGAGACTGCCGCTCTACAAGACTCACTGA
- the pgam1b gene encoding phosphoglycerate mutase 1b isoform X1 → MAAYKLVLIRHGESCWNQENRFCGWFDADLSETGEQEAKRGGQALKDAGYEFDVCYTSVLKRAIRTLWLVLDGIDQMWLPVHRTWRLNERHYGGLTGLNKAETAEKHGEAQVKIWRRSYDTPPPPMEEEHNFYNNISQDRRYGDLTGDQLPSCESLKDTIARALPFWNDEIVPQIKDGKRVLIAAHGNSLRGIVKHLEGMSEEAIMELNLPTGIPILYELDKNLKPVGPMQFLGDEETVKKAMEAVAAQGKAKK, encoded by the exons ATGGCTGCGTACAAGTTGGTTCTGATCCGTCATGGAGAGAGCTGCTGGAACCAGGAGAACCGCTTCTGCGGATGGTTCGACGCGGACCTCAGTGAAACCGGGGAGCAGGAggcgaagagaggaggacaggcgcTAAAAG atgCTGGCTATGAGTTTGATGTGTGCTACACCTCAGTCCTGAAGAGAGCCATCCGGACTCTGTGGTTGGTCCTGGACGGGATCGACCAGATGTGGCTTCCTGTCCACCGCACCTGGCGCCTCAACGAGCGCCACTACGGAGGCCTGACGGGGCTCAACAAGGCAGAGACAGCGGAGAAGCACGGCGAGGCCCAGGTTAAGATCTGGAGGAGGAGCTATGACACCCCGCCTCCTCCCATGGAGGAGGAGCACAACTTCTACAACAACATAAGCCAG GACCGTCGCTATGGCGACCTGACGGGGGATCAGCTGCCGTCCTGTGAGAGCCTGAAGGACACTATTGCCAGGGCGCTGCCCTTCTGGAACGATGAAATCGTGCCCCAAATCAAGGACGGGAAGAGGGTTCTCATCGCCGCCCACGGCAACAGTCTCAGAGGCATTGTCAAGCACCTGGAGG GTATGTCAGAGGAGGCCATCATGGAGCTCAACCTGCCTACAGGGATCCCCATCCTGTatgaactggacaagaacctgaagCCTGTAGGGCCCATGCAGTTCCTGGGAGACGAGGAGACAGTGAAGAAGGCCATGGAGGCTGTGGCTGCCCAGGGCAAGGCCAAGAAATAG
- the pgam1b gene encoding phosphoglycerate mutase 1b isoform X2, giving the protein MAAYKLVLIRHGESCWNQENRFCGWFDADLSETGEQEAKRGGQALKDAGYEFDVCYTSVLKRAIRTLWLVLDGIDQMWLPVHRTWRLNERHYGGLTGLNKAETAEKHGEAQVKIWRRSYDTPPPPMEEEHNFYNNISQDRRYGDLTGDQLPSCESLKDTIARALPFWNDEIVPQIKDGKRVLIAAHGNSLRGIVKHLEGMSEEAIMELNLPSV; this is encoded by the exons ATGGCTGCGTACAAGTTGGTTCTGATCCGTCATGGAGAGAGCTGCTGGAACCAGGAGAACCGCTTCTGCGGATGGTTCGACGCGGACCTCAGTGAAACCGGGGAGCAGGAggcgaagagaggaggacaggcgcTAAAAG atgCTGGCTATGAGTTTGATGTGTGCTACACCTCAGTCCTGAAGAGAGCCATCCGGACTCTGTGGTTGGTCCTGGACGGGATCGACCAGATGTGGCTTCCTGTCCACCGCACCTGGCGCCTCAACGAGCGCCACTACGGAGGCCTGACGGGGCTCAACAAGGCAGAGACAGCGGAGAAGCACGGCGAGGCCCAGGTTAAGATCTGGAGGAGGAGCTATGACACCCCGCCTCCTCCCATGGAGGAGGAGCACAACTTCTACAACAACATAAGCCAG GACCGTCGCTATGGCGACCTGACGGGGGATCAGCTGCCGTCCTGTGAGAGCCTGAAGGACACTATTGCCAGGGCGCTGCCCTTCTGGAACGATGAAATCGTGCCCCAAATCAAGGACGGGAAGAGGGTTCTCATCGCCGCCCACGGCAACAGTCTCAGAGGCATTGTCAAGCACCTGGAGG GTATGTCAGAGGAGGCCATCATGGAGTTGAACCTTCCCAGTGTTTAG